Proteins encoded together in one Acanthopagrus latus isolate v.2019 chromosome 19, fAcaLat1.1, whole genome shotgun sequence window:
- the pks1 gene encoding highly reducing polyketide synthase 40 isoform X3, with translation MEDAEDEIAVIGIGCNFPGGEGLDNFWRVLLEGKNCVVDIPAERFDTNFWYDADESKPGKTQTTKAALIEGFNEFDHKFFGITEAEADSMDPQHKLLLQCTYRALEDAGVAVESINGSRTGVYIGLMNKDYEMLQSNSSTTISHYNCTGTAMSVAANRISFTFNLTGPSFAIDSACSSSLVALHLACQAIKQGDCAMALCGGVSCIIEPKVYVALSKAKMISPAGTSKPFSSRADGYGRGEGCGIVFLKPLKKALKDCNKVWGIISKTAVNQDGRSVTPITKPSMTQQEELLRRIYSESDLANVQYIEAHGTGTQVGDPTEAGSISNIIAKTKPPGSERLRIGSVKSNIGHTESAAGVAGLIKMAPPTC, from the exons ATGGAGGATGCAGAGGATGAAATAGCGGTTATCGGGATTGGATGCAATTTCCCTGGAG gtgAGGGGTTGGACAACTTCTGGCGGGTGCTGTTGGAGGGAAAGAACTGTGTTGTTGATATTCCAGCAGAGAGGTTTGATACCAATTTCTGGTACGATGCTGATGAAAGCAAACCAGGAAAGACACAGACAACCAAAGCAGCTCTTATAGAAGG gtttaatGAATTTGATCACAAGTTTTTTGGCATCACTGAAGCGGAGGCTGATTCCATGGACCCTCAGCACAAACTGCTTCTGCAGTGTACCTACAGGGCACTAGAGGATGCAGGAGTTGCCGTGGAAAGCATCAACGGAAGCAGAACTGGAGTTTACATAG GTCTGATGAACAAGGATTACGAGATGCTCCAAAGTAACAGTTCCACTACAATAAGCCACTACAACTGCACTGGGACGGCGATGAGTGTGGCTGCTAATAGAATTTCCTTCACCTTTAATCTCACCGGACCTTCTTTTGCCATCGACAGTGCCTGTTCTTCATCTCTGGTGGCTCTACATTTAGCCTGCCAGGCTATAAAGCAAG GAGACTGTGCGATGGCTCTGTGTGGAGGTGTCAGCTGTATAATAGAGCCAAAAGTGTACGTTGCTCTCAGCAAGGCCAAGATGATCTCACCTGCAGGAACCAGCAAACCTTTCTCCAGCAGAGCAGATGGATATGGTAGAGGAGAAGGCTGCGGCATTGTTTTCCTGAAGCCTCTGAAAAAA GCTTTAAAAGACTGCAACAAAGTGTGGGGGATCATCAGCAAAACAGCCGTCAACCAAGATGGTCGTTCAGTCACTCCAATCACAAAACCTTCCATGACACAACAAGAGGAGCTCCTGCGAAGAATCTACTCAGAGTCTGACCTCGCAAACGTCCAGTACATCGAGGCACATGGGACTGGAACCCAAGTTGGAGATCCAACAGAAGCAGGAAGTATATCTAATATAATTGCTAAAACCAAACCTCCTGGTTCAGAGAGACTCCGGATCGGCTCTGTGAAGAGCAACATCGGACATACAGAATCTGCAGCTGGAGTGGCCGGGCTCATTAAG ATGGCTCCTCCTACATGCTGA
- the pks1 gene encoding 6-deoxyerythronolide-B synthase EryA2, modules 3 and 4 isoform X2 has product MEDAEDEIAVIGIGCNFPGGEGLDNFWRVLLEGKNCVVDIPAERFDTNFWYDADESKPGKTQTTKAALIEGFNEFDHKFFGITEAEADSMDPQHKLLLQCTYRALEDAGVAVESINGSRTGVYIGLMNKDYEMLQSNSSTTISHYNCTGTAMSVAANRISFTFNLTGPSFAIDSACSSSLVALHLACQAIKQGDCAMALCGGVSCIIEPKVYVALSKAKMISPAGTSKPFSSRADGYGRGEGCGIVFLKPLKKALKDCNKVWGIISKTAVNQDGRSVTPITKPSMTQQEELLRRIYSESDLANVQYIEAHGTGTQVGDPTEAGSISNIIAKTKPPGSERLRIGSVKSNIGHTESAAGVAGLIKVLLMMKHATIVPSAFYSEDSASVDVKSLRINIPIKAEKWKRNGSLERVAGINSFGFGGTNAHAIVSEHRQTNVPSRIPKGCPKLFVISAASEKSLILSITDTYQRLCSTQTVDIQALLYTSACGRSHVRHKYRKAFPTSSLSDLESRLTSTLKTKFESVRFDIQVVFVFCGNGVAYRGMCKQLMREIPVFRDKVREVENLFKSHQIIDISQWLAGENDNDDFSKPNVVQPLLFTIQVAIAAVLKQWGVKPDAVLGHSVGEVAAAHCSGLLSLEDAVKVLHHRSSLQSKVTGGKMLIVGNVAVEKVLKILPEFSGKVCVAAFNSPQSCTLSAEADAIKLLHKRLRIVFTEKNLFLHELDVPAAYHSHMMDPVLDDIEKSIDPLVAHDKNCKLFSTVTGDSYSDGDFTTGRYWARNIREAVLFEQTLRAATKDKKSKRNAVFVEIGPRAALRRNIRETLGGDAIVLSSVQPGSDYDTILSTVAKLFELGISVDWCQLYKGCETLPTAFPVYQFDNMKKELNFEAVRKANESSAFYPHTLMSQIKQGDKEYTCNLSLDTASYLWEHKNNGVPIVPGALYVELAYASVMASLRPKKPVSLIQLSVRFESLFTLSSNCNQLKVTLDHAENEASFKIQSSVATHASGTYTCTDDTPLLEEPTICLDLISQRCKSVMRREEIYSVLSQAGFEYGSVFRQLGDVHFGEEFKEAVATIQVPDELLTHLHDYFIHPVILDYFLQMTAVVVIRKLTAKQGFPSALGSVVISGPLQEEMVMYLRATQETPDFLEVCGSFCTTEGHVLVELKGVRISFLGKCSNDLLSWFFHNEINAIPAKRDSQSCQIKAIVFEDKIGIAKGLRPYIHPESVLVEGTEHWMADQVRNVVSRALNTNEDFKNVLFIWGVENLSQLSSETTLDCLVSCCELFRQVVLALKESKRSWTVHVITYRSTETIVDHVSPGFVLAGMTRACAAEMVGLSFHLIDLASVTGGDIQTLVQVINTCEQQEIMISEGKASTTRIARTPMKEGGLGGVDIDSVNVRDFALQTSDPYRMAHLSATPFDTNINPVQEKSVEIQLTSVCVHSSDYFPVTISDLKFGNTMYWNKHTLQNHHKLLALDFSGIVTAVGKDVSDLRVGDHIASCYPVAATARITIPETACYSTKRLPFLKATPCVSYFILAWEILQRVLSKVKQQHRKLLIISSSLASALLKVLALTANRSGWLVSSQPDYRRQLVHFDQSHAVVFLPPFDHTWRELYDSEGHDRHFIFICSNDMSSSLSANMFALKSEHVHVHKVDLANVLKRANLRENNRNVSNWLMSLGFNTASLPLKRETLQVSHTKEPQTNTEAESYFTTKNVQQVVLHHRESDCPVSDIPLLSRPAQLFKQNCVYIVTGGLSGLGLETVKFIAHNGGGCIATLSRRTPTDEIQSEMELLQRKSGVTIMNVQCDVSVSLQVVDAISKIEQRFSSCPIKGVFHSAAVLHDALIETLDQSLFRKVLQPKCNYAAANSFLDMFCHYRRNLGLAGQSINWGPLNLGLLLNKDHFQKFLEAKGMMTMDVCDIQEALEKCLLMNRPQQVICKFNFKNLHIHVLSQNASLRERLSALVEIELKDYADNELRIQHLSSSHGSLRTIVSDISSVGVDELHDDSALCALGIDSMLAMTLQNKVFQETGVNIPLVRILDPNSTLTTLETIVMKNE; this is encoded by the exons ATGGAGGATGCAGAGGATGAAATAGCGGTTATCGGGATTGGATGCAATTTCCCTGGAG gtgAGGGGTTGGACAACTTCTGGCGGGTGCTGTTGGAGGGAAAGAACTGTGTTGTTGATATTCCAGCAGAGAGGTTTGATACCAATTTCTGGTACGATGCTGATGAAAGCAAACCAGGAAAGACACAGACAACCAAAGCAGCTCTTATAGAAGG gtttaatGAATTTGATCACAAGTTTTTTGGCATCACTGAAGCGGAGGCTGATTCCATGGACCCTCAGCACAAACTGCTTCTGCAGTGTACCTACAGGGCACTAGAGGATGCAGGAGTTGCCGTGGAAAGCATCAACGGAAGCAGAACTGGAGTTTACATAG GTCTGATGAACAAGGATTACGAGATGCTCCAAAGTAACAGTTCCACTACAATAAGCCACTACAACTGCACTGGGACGGCGATGAGTGTGGCTGCTAATAGAATTTCCTTCACCTTTAATCTCACCGGACCTTCTTTTGCCATCGACAGTGCCTGTTCTTCATCTCTGGTGGCTCTACATTTAGCCTGCCAGGCTATAAAGCAAG GAGACTGTGCGATGGCTCTGTGTGGAGGTGTCAGCTGTATAATAGAGCCAAAAGTGTACGTTGCTCTCAGCAAGGCCAAGATGATCTCACCTGCAGGAACCAGCAAACCTTTCTCCAGCAGAGCAGATGGATATGGTAGAGGAGAAGGCTGCGGCATTGTTTTCCTGAAGCCTCTGAAAAAA GCTTTAAAAGACTGCAACAAAGTGTGGGGGATCATCAGCAAAACAGCCGTCAACCAAGATGGTCGTTCAGTCACTCCAATCACAAAACCTTCCATGACACAACAAGAGGAGCTCCTGCGAAGAATCTACTCAGAGTCTGACCTCGCAAACGTCCAGTACATCGAGGCACATGGGACTGGAACCCAAGTTGGAGATCCAACAGAAGCAGGAAGTATATCTAATATAATTGCTAAAACCAAACCTCCTGGTTCAGAGAGACTCCGGATCGGCTCTGTGAAGAGCAACATCGGACATACAGAATCTGCAGCTGGAGTGGCCGGGCTCATTAAGGTCCTCCTAATGATGAAGCATGCAACCATTGTTCCCTCTGCTTTCTACTCAGAAGACAGTGCTAGTGTAGATGTAAAATCTCTGAGAATTAATATTCCaattaaagctgaaaaatgGAAGAGGAATGGGTCATTAGAAAGGGTCGCTGGGATCAACAGCTTTGGGTTTGGAGGCACAAATGCACACGCCATTGTaagtgaacacagacagaccaaTGTTCCCTCTCGGATCCCAAAAGGCTGTCCAAAACTCTTTGTAATATCTGCAGCCTCTGAGAAATCATTGATCCTGTCTATCACTGACACCTACCAGAGGCTTTGCAGCACTCAAACAGTTGATATACAGGCACTGCTGTACACTTCAGCATGTGGAAGGAGTCATGTgagacacaaatacaggaagGCCTTCCCAACATCTTCCCTCTCAGATTTAGAAAGTCGGCTGACTTCTACACTGAAGACCAAGTTTGAGTCAGTAAGGTTTGACATCCAGGTGGTCTTTGTGTTCTGTGGAAATGGGGTTGCCTACAGGGGAATGTGCAAGCAGCTCATGAGAGAGATTCCTGTTTTCAGAGATAAAGTCAGAGAAGTTGAGAATCTCTTTAAGAGTCATCAAATAATCGACATCAGTCAATGGCTTGCTGGTGagaatgataatgatgatttcAGCAAGCCAAATGTTGTCCAGCCTCTTCTTTTCACGATTCAAGTTGCCATTGCTGCTGTCCTAAAGCAGTGGGGTGTCAAACCTGATGCCGTGCTCGGACACTCTGTAGGTGAAGTCGCTGCTGCCCACTGTTCTGGTCTCTTGTCTCTTGAGGATGCTGTGAAAGTGTTGCACCACCGCAGTTCTCTTCAGAGCAAGGTCACAGGGGGGAAAATGCTTATTGTTGGTAATGTGGCCGTAGAAAAGGTGCTGAAAATCCTTCCAGAGTTTTCTGGAAAAGTTTGTGTTGCAGCGTTCAACAGCCCCCAGTCCTGCACTCTGTCAGCGGAAGCAGATGCTATAAAGCTCCTCCATAAGAGGCTGAGGATTGTCTTTACAGAGAAAAATCTCTTCCTCCATGAGCTAGATGTTCCAGCAGCTTACCACAGTCATATGATGGACCCCGTTCTAGATGACATTGAGAAAAGTATTGATCCTTTGGTTGCCCACGACAAGAACTGCAAACTTTTTTCAACAGTGACTGGAGACAGTTACTCTGATGGTGACTTTACAACAGGCAGGTACTGGGCGAGGAACATCCGAGAGGCTGTTTTATTTGAACAAACACTGCGTGCTGCCACCAAAGACAAGAAGTCTAAAAGAAATGCTGTCTTTGTGGAGATTGGACCTCGAGCGGCTCTCCGAAGAAACATACGTGAGACTTTGGGAGGTGATGCCATAGTTCTTTCCTCTGTCCAGCCAGGGAGCGATTATGACACAATTCTGTCTACTGTGGCCAAACTATTTGAATTGGGCATCAGTGTAGACTGGTGTCAGCTCTACAAGGGCTGTGAGACATTGCCCACAGCTTTTCCAGTCTATCAGTTCGACAACATGAAGAAAGAGCTGAATTTTGAAGCCGTTAGAAAAGCTAATGAATCATCTGCTTTTTATCCTCATACGCTTATGTCCCAAATAAAGCAGGGAGACAAAGAGTACACATGCAACCTCTCACTAGACACAGCGTCATATCTATGGGAGCATAAAAACAATGGTGTTCCCATTGTGCCAGGTGCACTGTATGTCGAGCTTGCTTATGCATCAGTGATGGCAAGTTTAAGGCCAAAGAAACCTGTTTCTCTCATCCAGCTCAGTGTAAGATTTGAGAGCCTGTTTACGCTTAGCTCAAACTGTAATCAGTTGAAAGTGACGCTGGATCACGCAGAGAATGAAGCTTCATTTAAGATACAGTCCTCTGTCGCAACACATGCCTCTGGCACATACACATGTACAGATGACACACCGCTGTTGGAGGAACCAACCATTTGTCTTGACTTGATTTCCCAAAGGTGCAAATCGGTtatgaggagagaagagatttATTCAGTTCTCTCTCAAGCGGGATTTGAATACGGCTCTGTCTTCAGACAGCTTGGTGATGTGCATTTTGGAGAGGAATTCAAGGAAGCTGTGGCAACAATTCAAGTTCCTGATGAACTTCTGACACACCTTCATGACTATTTCATTCACCCGGTGATATTGGACTATTTCTTGCAAATGACTGCTGTGGTAGTGATCAGAAAGCTAACAGCCAAGCAGGGATTCCCCTCAGCTCTCGGTAGTGTAGTCATATCAGGACCACTACAAGAGGAAATGGTCATGTACTTACGAGCCACTCAAGAGACTCCAGACTTCCTTGAGGTATGTGGTAGCTTTTGCACTACAGAGGGTCATGTACTAGTGGAACTGAAGGGTGTGAGGATCTCGTTTTTGGGCAAATGCTCAAATGATCTTCTGTCGTGGTTCTTCCACAATGAAATCAATGCAATTCCTGCAAAGAGAGACTCTCAGAGCTGCCAAATAAAAGCAATAGTTTTTGAAGATAAAATTGGCATTGCTAAAGGACTCAGGCCATACATACACCCAGAGTCGGTGCTTGTGGAGGGCACAGAGCATTGGATGGCTGACCAGGTTCGAAATGTAGTGTCCCGTGCACTGAACACCAAtgaggattttaaaaatgttctctttATTTGGGGTGTTGAGAATCTAAGTCAGCTGTCATCTGAGACAACACTGGACTGCTTGGTGTCCTGCTGTGAGCTTTTTCGCCAGGTTGTTTTAGCCTTGAAAGAGAGCAAACGCTCTTGGACTGTCCATGTAATAACCTATAGATCGACAGAAACCATCGTGGACCATGTCAGTCCGGGGTTTGTGCTGGCTGGTATGACAAGGGCTTGTGCAGCAGAGATGGTAGGTCTCTCTTTCCACCTGATTGATCTTGCATCTGTGACTGGTGGAGACATTCAAACGTTGGTTCAGGTAATAAACACCTGCGAACAACAAGAGATCATGATTAGTGAAGGGAAGGCATCAACAACAAGAATAGCAAGGACACCGATGAAGGAAGGCGGTTTAGGAGGCGTCGATATCGACTCAGTTAATGTGAGAGACTTTGCTCTGCAGACATCTGATCCTTACAGAATGGCTCACTTGTCTGCCACCCCCTTCGACACAAATATAAATCCTGTCCAAGAGAAGTCAGTTGAGATCCAATTAAccagtgtatgtgtgcattcATCTGACTACTTTCCTGTCACCATTTCAGATTTGAAATTCGGCAACACGATGTATTGGAACAAGCATACGTTACAGAACCATCACAAGCTTCTTGCTTTAGATTTTAGTGGCATCGTCACCGCCGTTGGGAAAGACGTTTCTGATCTGAGAGTAGGGGATCACATCGCTTCATGTTATCCAGTAGCTGCAACTGCGAGGATTACAATTCCTGAAACAGCGTGTTACAGCACAAAGAGACTCCCATTTTTGAAAGCCACTCCATGTGTTTCCTACTTCATACTTGCATGGGAGATCCTGCAGAGAGTGCTGTCTAAGgtgaaacaacagcacagaaagTTGCTCATTATCTCCTCCAGCTTAGCCTCTGCTCTGTTAAAAGTTTTGGCTCTGACAGCAAACAGGTCAGGCTGGCTCGTTTCCTCTCAGCCAGATTACAGACGACAACTTGTACATTTTGATCAGAGCCATGCAGTTGTTTTTCTGCCCCCATTTGATCACACTTGGCGGGAGTTGTATGACAGTGAAGGACATgacagacactttatttttatatgtagCAATGACATGTCATCCTCGCTCTCAGCAAACATGTTTGCGCTAAAGAGTGAACACGTGCATGTACATAAGGTTGATTTGGCTAATGTTCTCAAAAGAGCCAATCTGCGAGAAAATAACAGGAATGTCTCTAATTGGCTGATGTCTTTAGGCTTCAATACAGCATCTCTACCTTTAAAAAGGGAGACTCTTCAAGTATCACACACAAAAGAGCCTCAGACCAACACAGAGGCTGAGTCCTACTTCACAACAAAGAATGTGCAACAAGTTGTTCTGCATCACAGAGAGTCTGATTGTCCAGTGTCTGATATCCCTTTACTCTCAAGGCCTGCGCAACTcttcaaacaaaactgtgtttatattgttaCTGGAGGGCTCTCTGGTTTGGGGCTTGAGACGGTAAAGTTCATTGCCCATAATGGTGGAGGATGTATTGCAACACTGTCAAGAAGAACTCCGACTGATGAAATACAGTCTGAAATGGAgctcctgcagagaaaaagtgGGGTGACGATCATGAATGTCCAATGTGACGTTTCTGTGTCGTTGCAGGTGGTTGATGCGATCTCAAAGATTGAACAAAGATTCTCTTCATGTCCAATCAAAGGAGTGTTTCACAGCGCAGCAGTACTACACGATGCGTTAATCGAGACTCTTGATCAGTCCCTTTTTCGAAAGGTGCTACAGCCCAAA TGTAACTATGCGGCAGCCAATTCCTTCCTCGACATGTTCTGCCACTATCGGAGAAACCTTGGACTTGCTGGACAGTCCATCAACTGGGGTCCTTTGAACCTCGGCCTTTTGTTGAACAAGGACCATTTCCAAAAGTTCTTGGAGGCGAAAGGGATGATGACAATGGATGTGTGTGACATTCAAGAGGCGCTTGAAAAGTGTCTTCTTATGAACAGACCACAACAAGTCATATGCAAGTTCAACTTCAAAAATCTTCACATTCATGTGCTTTCACAAAATGCATCTCTCAGAGAGCGGCTGTCAGCTTTAGTGGAAATTGAGCTAAAAGATTATGCAGATAATGAACTCAGGATTCAGCATTTGTCTTCCTCACATGGAAGTCTGAGAACAATTGTGAGTGACATCAGCAGCGTTGGTGTAGATGAGCTGCATGACGACTCAGCTCTGTGTGCACTGGGTATTGACTCAATGTTGGCCATGACTCTGCAGAATAAGGTCTTCCAAGAGACAGGTGTGAATATACCTTTGGTTAGAATATTGGACCCCAACAGTACACTGACCACTTTGGAAACTATTGTAATGAAGAATGAATAA